The sequence AAGGCGCTCAAAACCGTGGACCCGGACCGGCTGGTCATGGGCGACCGGCTGCCGCTCTATTACAACCAGGACGCGGTGCTGGCCTCGCGCGGCCATCTGGACGTGCTTTCCACCAACTACAACGTGGACACTCCGGACGGCTGGGTCGCGCCGTATTATTTCAACGGCCTGGCCAGGTTGACGACCGCGCCGGTGCTCATTTCGGAATTTTTCTTCGCGGCCAACGAGAACCGGTCCGGCAACGTCAACAACGGCCATTTGATGCACGTGCAGACCCAGGCCGAGCGCGCGGCCGGGGCGGCGGCGGCGGTGCGCCACTTCGCGGCCTTTCAAAACGTCGCCGGCATCCACTGGTTCCAGTATTACGACGAGCCCTCGGGCGGACGCGGCGACGGCGAGAATTTCAACATGGGGCTCGTGGACATCCACAACAAGCCCTACGAACGCCTGACCGCCGCCCTGGCCCAGGCCAACGCCGCGGTCCCGGCCATCCATGCCGCAAGCGCCGGGACGCACACCCCGCCCCAGCCGGCGGTGATCCCCATCCACCCGGCCAAAGCGGCCGTGAACGTGACCGACGATTCCCTGGCCGACTGGCCGGACAAGGCCGCAACGCGCCTGCCCTGGTTTCACGTGCCCGCGCCGCATGTGCCTTTCGGCGACGTGCATCTTTCCTGGAGCCCGGACAGCCTCAACCTGTTCAATCTGGCCCAGAACTATGCCGATCTGTTTTTACTGGCCCATAACGGCGATTTTCCGGTGTCCGAGACCTACCAGATCCATTTGGAGGTCGACGCCGGAGCGGGCCTCAAGCATTTCGCCGCCTGCCTCGAGCCGCGCCCCCATCCCAAGTACAAGGGCCGCTTCGAGCTCGTGCCCCGGCTTTTCGCGGTGGACGGCCAGGGGAAGCTCACGGAGATCCCGGCCAAGGGCATCGTCCAGGTCCTTTCCAAGCCCCTGCCACACATTGCCGTGGAGATGCGGCTGCCGGCCGGACTGCTCGGCGTGGACAAACTCGCGCCCGGTATGCCGCTTAAGATGACGATTTACGCAACGACGTTTTACAGGGAAATGACCATGACCCTGGGTGGCGTGCCCACGGGCCACGGCAAGCGGAATGCGGCGCGGTCTCTTCCCGCGTCCGCGATCCTTTCGGGGAACTAGGTTGCAGGGATGGGGAGAAAAACGTGCGAGAGGGGAAACCCTTTAAAAAGGGTTCTCCCCTCTCGCGCTCTCCCCTTCCTCAATTTTTCAGGGTGTTAGTGACAACTTCCCTTCCATGGGACAACGTCAGATCTTAACGTGAAGGAACACCGAACATGGCCACGAACATTCTCGTTACCGGTGGCGCCGGCTACATCGGCTCCCATACCTGCAAGGCGCTCAAAGCGGCCGGATTTACCCCCGTCACCTTCGACAACATGGTCTACGGCCACGACTGGGCCGTCAATTGGGGACCGCTGGTGCGCGGGGATATCCTCAACAAGGGCGAGCTCGACGAGGTCTTTGCCGAGTACAAGCCAGCCGCCGTGCTCCATTTCGCCGCCTTTGCCTATGTCGGCGAATCCGTGGCCGATCCCGAGAAGTACTACCGCAACAACGTGGCCGGATCGCTGTCGCTGCTCTCGGCCATGCGCCGGGCCGGCTGCAAGCACATCGTCTTCTCCAGCACCTGCGCCACGTATGGCGCGCCCGAGCGGGTGCCCCTGACCGAGGACCATCCGCTGCGCCCCTTGAGCCCCTACGGCACGAGCAAGCTCATGATCGAGCAGATGCTGAGGGACTTCGACGCGGCCTACGGCATGACCTACACGGCGCTTCGCTACTTCAACGCGGCCGGGGCCGACCCGGACGGCGAGATCGGCGAGGACCACAATCCCGAGACCCACCTCATTCCCCTGGTCATTGCCGCGGCGCTCGGCCGCATCCCCCGGGTGGAAGTCTTCGGCACCGATTACCCCACGCCCGACGGCACGGCCGTGCGCGACTACATCCACATCGCCGACCTGGCCGATGCCCATATCCTGGCCGTGAAAAAGCTGCTCGATGGCGGCGCAAGCGCCGTCTACAATCTGGGCACCGGCACGGGCAATTCCGTGCGCGAGGTGATCCGGGCCGTGGAGAAGGTGTCGGGCAAGCCCGTGCCCATGGTGGAAGGGCCGCGCCGGGCCGGGGATTCGCCGGGGCTCTATGCCGATTCCGGGGCGATCATCCGCGAGCTCGGTTGGCAG comes from Solidesulfovibrio fructosivorans JJ] and encodes:
- the galE gene encoding UDP-glucose 4-epimerase GalE; its protein translation is MATNILVTGGAGYIGSHTCKALKAAGFTPVTFDNMVYGHDWAVNWGPLVRGDILNKGELDEVFAEYKPAAVLHFAAFAYVGESVADPEKYYRNNVAGSLSLLSAMRRAGCKHIVFSSTCATYGAPERVPLTEDHPLRPLSPYGTSKLMIEQMLRDFDAAYGMTYTALRYFNAAGADPDGEIGEDHNPETHLIPLVIAAALGRIPRVEVFGTDYPTPDGTAVRDYIHIADLADAHILAVKKLLDGGASAVYNLGTGTGNSVREVIRAVEKVSGKPVPMVEGPRRAGDSPGLYADSGAIIRELGWQPKYMNLEAIVETAWRWHVAHVPGKISCNIR